A stretch of the Comamonas testosteroni TK102 genome encodes the following:
- a CDS encoding MlaD family protein: MSETRMAEEQLIDEELLSLKPVAHLRAKAAALLALTLILILSAAAYLLYARGVFEPTQRLVLTADDSEGVVVGMDMTFSGFPIGRVHKIELAKDGSVRILVDVTEKDAHWLRQSSVFTLVKGLVGGTTIKAYTGMLDDAPLPPDSVRPVLSGDATAELPQIINSAKEVLANVAALTATDSALGGSLAEVRKLAERMQGQGGVLGAVLGSDEEAKKVGQMLERANSLLGRMDRMVARADSQVFDANGVMPQVKATMEQLNGLLADTRKSMAKVDAVLADMQVVGSNAREASTDLGALRAEVESNLLRLESVLNDLQRKWPFSHKPELKLP, translated from the coding sequence ATGAGCGAAACGCGTATGGCCGAGGAGCAACTGATCGACGAGGAGTTGCTCAGCCTCAAACCCGTCGCGCATCTGCGCGCCAAGGCTGCAGCGCTGCTGGCGCTGACCCTGATCTTGATTCTGAGTGCTGCCGCCTATCTGCTCTATGCGCGCGGGGTGTTCGAGCCCACGCAGCGTCTGGTGCTGACGGCCGACGACTCCGAAGGCGTGGTCGTGGGCATGGACATGACCTTCTCGGGCTTTCCCATAGGCCGTGTGCACAAGATAGAGCTGGCCAAGGACGGCTCGGTCCGCATTCTGGTCGATGTGACCGAGAAGGACGCCCACTGGCTGCGCCAGTCCAGCGTCTTCACACTGGTCAAGGGCCTGGTGGGTGGCACCACCATCAAGGCCTATACCGGCATGCTGGACGATGCCCCGCTGCCGCCGGATTCCGTGCGGCCCGTGCTCAGCGGCGATGCCACGGCCGAGCTGCCGCAGATCATCAATTCCGCCAAGGAGGTGCTGGCCAATGTGGCGGCGCTGACCGCCACGGATTCGGCCCTGGGCGGATCGCTGGCCGAAGTGCGCAAGCTGGCCGAGCGCATGCAGGGGCAAGGCGGCGTTCTGGGGGCGGTGCTGGGCAGCGACGAGGAAGCGAAGAAGGTCGGCCAGATGCTCGAGCGCGCCAACTCCCTGCTTGGACGCATGGACCGCATGGTGGCGCGTGCCGACAGCCAGGTCTTTGATGCGAATGGCGTCATGCCCCAGGTCAAGGCCACCATGGAGCAGCTCAACGGCTTGCTGGCCGATACGCGTAAAAGCATGGCCAAGGTCGATGCCGTGCTGGCCGATATGCAGGTGGTGGGCAGCAACGCGCGCGAGGCCTCGACCGATCTGGGGGCGCTGCGCGCGGAAGTCGAAAGCAATCTGCTGAGGCTGGAGTCCGTGCTCAACGATCTGCAGCGCAAATGGCCGTTTTCCCACAAGCCGGAGTTGAAGCTGCCATGA
- a CDS encoding copper-binding protein — MKNFFHTILAALSLGIALAAPAFAQDHSAHAGHGTMADASAATSAGRPDVLTAGEITRVDARTGKLTIRHEAIKNLDMPPMTMVFALSGSAQSASFKAGDKVLFHAEDKDGSLIITRIEPAS; from the coding sequence ATGAAAAACTTCTTTCACACCATTTTGGCAGCGCTGAGCCTCGGCATTGCACTGGCAGCCCCCGCTTTCGCACAGGATCACTCGGCGCACGCAGGCCATGGGACGATGGCCGATGCTTCGGCAGCCACATCGGCTGGCCGGCCCGATGTGCTGACCGCCGGAGAAATCACCCGTGTGGATGCCCGCACAGGCAAGCTGACGATCCGCCATGAAGCAATCAAGAACCTGGACATGCCTCCCATGACCATGGTGTTTGCGCTGTCAGGCTCCGCACAGTCGGCCTCTTTCAAGGCCGGTGACAAGGTACTGTTCCATGCCGAGGACAAGGATGGCTCGCTGATCATCACCCGCATCGAGCCAGCGTCCTGA
- a CDS encoding heavy metal translocating P-type ATPase, with protein MKQESLSTHAHGGGPSGHSHDHDHEHEHAHAPATSKPVAATAASTCGTGCCAPFSISEPAKSQAHDESDGHDHGVLPGWPRIYAALAAALAAEACHWFGGDGANSTLQYLGMALAVLGIALSGLGVYKAGLKDLLRFKLGIHALMAVAVTGAFIIGQWPEAAMVMALYAAAERIEDQAMDKARLAIRNLLQLAPETADVLQPDGSTVRMAASEVPLGAVLRVTPGARVPLDGLVTEGESSVNQAPITGESALAHKSPGDQLYAGSINQDGELQLRVTAPASDSLIARIVHAVEQAQSSKAPTQRFVDRFAEIYTPIVLVLAIALGLLAPWLLDWSWHQAAYQALALLVIACPCALVLSTPVTVVSALTAAAKRGILIKGGSALESARQLKAIALDKTGTLTTGSPKLVDWQNWGAASSDDAAARAYALASRSDHPVSRAITQGLEAQVGKGFAEAQQLQALPGRGVQAQIGGERWTLANLRWVGEQGWDSAELQAALMLQEQQGRTVTLLANEQGVQALFAVADPLRPQAKAAVARLQELGVKPIVLSGDNSATVRTVAAEAGISDARGNMLPEDKLKTLSELQRDIGPTAMTGDGINDAPALAQADIGFAMGGMHATDMAMETADVVLMNDDLRRIPEVVDLSQRAHSVLWQNISLALGIKLAFFVLAVSGNASMWLAVLADMGVSLLVVANGLRLRHWGNKPENE; from the coding sequence ATGAAGCAAGAAAGCCTGTCCACCCACGCCCATGGCGGCGGCCCGAGCGGTCACTCCCATGACCACGATCATGAGCATGAGCATGCCCATGCGCCCGCCACGTCCAAACCCGTCGCCGCCACCGCCGCATCGACCTGCGGCACGGGCTGCTGCGCCCCGTTTTCCATCAGCGAGCCGGCCAAGAGCCAGGCACACGATGAGAGTGATGGTCACGACCATGGCGTGCTGCCCGGCTGGCCGCGCATCTATGCCGCTCTGGCTGCAGCTCTGGCGGCCGAGGCCTGCCACTGGTTTGGCGGCGACGGCGCCAACTCCACGCTTCAATACCTGGGCATGGCGCTGGCCGTGCTGGGCATAGCGTTGTCGGGCCTGGGCGTCTACAAGGCTGGCCTCAAGGATTTGCTGCGCTTCAAGCTCGGCATTCATGCCCTGATGGCCGTGGCCGTCACGGGCGCCTTCATCATCGGCCAGTGGCCAGAAGCCGCCATGGTCATGGCGCTCTATGCAGCGGCCGAGCGCATCGAAGACCAGGCCATGGACAAGGCCCGCCTGGCCATCCGCAATCTGCTGCAACTTGCGCCCGAGACCGCCGATGTGCTGCAGCCCGACGGCAGCACTGTGCGCATGGCCGCCAGCGAAGTGCCCCTGGGCGCCGTGCTGCGCGTGACGCCCGGCGCTCGCGTGCCGCTGGACGGTCTGGTCACCGAAGGGGAAAGCTCGGTCAACCAGGCCCCCATCACGGGGGAAAGCGCGCTCGCGCACAAAAGCCCGGGCGACCAGCTCTATGCGGGCTCCATCAATCAGGATGGCGAGCTGCAGCTGCGCGTGACTGCCCCGGCCAGCGACAGCCTGATTGCGCGCATCGTCCATGCCGTGGAGCAGGCGCAGTCCTCCAAGGCTCCCACCCAGCGCTTTGTCGACCGCTTTGCCGAGATCTACACCCCCATCGTGCTGGTGCTGGCGATTGCCCTGGGCCTGCTCGCGCCCTGGCTGCTGGACTGGAGCTGGCATCAGGCCGCTTACCAGGCCCTGGCCCTGCTGGTCATCGCCTGCCCCTGCGCCCTGGTGCTGTCCACCCCCGTCACCGTGGTCAGCGCGCTCACGGCAGCCGCCAAGCGCGGCATTCTCATCAAGGGTGGCAGCGCACTGGAGTCGGCCCGTCAGCTCAAGGCGATTGCACTCGACAAGACCGGCACGCTGACTACAGGCTCGCCCAAGCTGGTGGACTGGCAGAACTGGGGGGCGGCAAGCAGCGATGACGCCGCCGCCCGCGCCTACGCGCTGGCATCGCGCTCCGACCACCCGGTATCGCGCGCGATTACTCAGGGGCTGGAAGCCCAGGTCGGCAAGGGCTTTGCCGAAGCACAGCAATTGCAAGCCCTGCCCGGCCGCGGCGTGCAGGCACAGATCGGCGGTGAACGCTGGACGCTGGCCAATCTGCGCTGGGTAGGCGAGCAAGGCTGGGACAGTGCCGAACTCCAGGCTGCGCTGATGCTGCAGGAGCAACAGGGCCGCACCGTCACCCTGCTGGCCAATGAGCAGGGTGTGCAGGCGCTGTTTGCCGTGGCCGACCCGCTGCGTCCCCAGGCCAAGGCGGCCGTGGCCCGGTTGCAGGAGCTAGGCGTCAAGCCCATTGTGCTCAGCGGCGACAACAGCGCCACCGTGCGCACGGTGGCTGCGGAAGCAGGCATCAGCGATGCACGCGGCAATATGTTGCCCGAGGACAAGCTCAAGACCCTGAGCGAGTTGCAGCGCGACATCGGCCCCACGGCCATGACAGGCGACGGCATCAACGACGCGCCGGCGCTGGCCCAGGCCGACATAGGCTTTGCCATGGGCGGTATGCACGCCACCGACATGGCCATGGAGACCGCCGATGTGGTGCTCATGAACGACGACCTGCGCCGCATTCCCGAGGTGGTCGATCTCTCGCAGCGCGCGCACAGCGTGCTCTGGCAGAACATCAGCCTGGCCCTGGGCATCAAGCTGGCCTTCTTCGTTCTGGCCGTCAGCGGCAATGCCAGCATGTGGCTGGCCGTGCTGGCCGATATGGGCGTGAGCCTGTTGGTGGTCGCCAACGGCCTGCGCCTGCGCCATTGGGGTAACAAGCCTGAAAATGAATGA
- a CDS encoding cupredoxin domain-containing protein, protein MKTIHFIAACALAASVSASFAHGNNAHASGPVIKEQKPWGIAAEAREVRRTITIQMTDDMRFSPSHFSVKKGETLRLRVVNKGHLMHEMVLGTRASLDEHARMMLKYPGMEHAEPYMAHVAAGQTEDMVWSFNRAGDFDFACLIAGHYQAGMTGRITVTE, encoded by the coding sequence ATGAAGACTATTCATTTCATAGCTGCCTGTGCTTTGGCAGCAAGCGTCAGTGCAAGTTTTGCGCATGGAAACAATGCCCATGCCAGCGGTCCCGTGATCAAGGAACAAAAGCCCTGGGGCATTGCCGCCGAGGCCAGGGAGGTCCGGCGCACCATCACCATCCAGATGACGGATGACATGCGCTTCAGCCCCAGTCATTTCAGCGTGAAAAAGGGCGAGACCCTGCGCCTGCGCGTGGTCAACAAAGGCCATCTCATGCACGAGATGGTGCTGGGCACCCGGGCATCGCTTGATGAGCACGCGCGGATGATGCTCAAGTACCCCGGCATGGAGCATGCCGAACCCTATATGGCCCATGTCGCCGCAGGCCAGACCGAAGACATGGTGTGGAGCTTCAACCGCGCAGGCGATTTCGACTTCGCGTGCCTGATCGCCGGCCACTACCAGGCTGGCATGACGGGGCGCATCACCGTCACCGAATAA
- a CDS encoding MlaE family ABC transporter permease, with product MSWSETTIKLPGRIWAALGAQALAWWRSIYLTAMLLVLISSPSSYQKHGRAMLAQQMYAQTAPILTGFTALAALLCAVIARIVIVTAQSYGLSRYAMDLVVRVMVIELIPLTAALFVAMRCTIPAGVQVVQMRTQGQLAKWKTQGIDPVRAALVPRAAAGVFAAVTLAALSCIVALVTVYLSVYGFSLAGFAAYTRIFGQIFTPSLTLVFVLKTWFFSLTVAVMPLASAMYTPVARHRQGGAELGGFARMFAVLLLIEVISLMGNYY from the coding sequence ATGAGCTGGAGTGAAACCACCATCAAGCTGCCGGGGCGGATCTGGGCTGCGCTGGGAGCGCAGGCCCTGGCATGGTGGCGCAGTATTTATCTCACCGCCATGCTGCTGGTGCTGATCAGCTCGCCGTCCAGCTATCAGAAGCACGGGCGGGCCATGCTGGCCCAGCAGATGTATGCGCAGACCGCTCCCATACTCACGGGCTTTACCGCGCTGGCAGCCCTGCTGTGTGCGGTGATTGCGCGCATCGTCATCGTCACCGCGCAGAGCTATGGCCTGTCGCGCTACGCGATGGATCTGGTGGTGCGGGTGATGGTGATCGAGCTGATACCGCTGACGGCCGCGCTGTTCGTGGCCATGCGGTGCACCATTCCGGCCGGCGTGCAGGTGGTGCAGATGCGTACCCAGGGCCAGCTTGCGAAGTGGAAGACGCAGGGCATTGACCCTGTCCGAGCGGCGCTGGTGCCGCGTGCGGCTGCGGGAGTGTTTGCGGCCGTCACGCTTGCCGCGCTCAGTTGCATCGTGGCCTTGGTCACCGTGTATCTGAGCGTCTATGGCTTCAGCCTGGCCGGCTTTGCGGCCTACACGCGCATCTTCGGCCAGATCTTCACGCCGTCGCTGACGCTGGTGTTTGTGCTCAAGACCTGGTTTTTCAGCCTCACGGTGGCCGTCATGCCGCTGGCGTCCGCCATGTACACGCCGGTTGCGCGGCACCGGCAGGGCGGGGCGGAGCTGGGCGGTTTTGCACGCATGTTTGCCGTGTTGCTCCTGATCGAGGTGATCTCGCTCATGGGCAACTATTACTGA
- a CDS encoding porin has product MKTAFIAMAAALACSGAAYAQSNVQLTGLADMYAGSVKMAGQDRKGVVGSGGMTTSWWGLKGTEDLGGGLKVDFNITAFMRMDTGETGRFPGDTFFSRDANIGLNGNFGRIGLGRDKAPNFLPTILTNPFGDSFTISPLVLHANTPTAAWGGNRLTTPADTGWSNMLVYTTPSFGGLTANVYYQFGEQTTPGNKSKKNVGVNALYFNGPLSLTAFYERDQITNPGSGTVMPTKSDWMVGGSYNFNVVKLYATYGQAKVKDLDSKSKTYSLGLDIPVSGTPGTVKAAVARTKYEAATDATRTTATLGYDHFLSKRTDVYTALMYDRVTDANPKTGTSLIAGIRHRF; this is encoded by the coding sequence ATGAAGACCGCTTTTATCGCCATGGCTGCTGCCCTGGCCTGCTCCGGCGCCGCTTATGCCCAGAGCAATGTGCAACTGACCGGTCTGGCCGATATGTATGCCGGCTCCGTCAAGATGGCTGGCCAGGACCGCAAGGGCGTTGTCGGCTCCGGCGGCATGACCACTTCCTGGTGGGGCCTGAAGGGCACGGAAGATCTGGGCGGCGGCCTCAAGGTCGATTTCAACATCACCGCCTTCATGCGCATGGACACGGGTGAAACAGGCCGCTTCCCCGGCGACACCTTCTTCTCGCGCGATGCCAACATCGGCCTGAACGGCAATTTCGGCCGCATCGGCCTGGGCCGCGACAAGGCGCCCAACTTCCTGCCCACCATTCTGACCAACCCCTTCGGCGATTCGTTCACCATCTCGCCTCTGGTGCTGCACGCGAACACGCCCACCGCAGCCTGGGGCGGCAACCGCCTGACAACGCCCGCCGACACCGGCTGGAGCAATATGCTGGTCTACACGACACCTAGCTTCGGTGGTCTGACTGCCAATGTCTACTACCAGTTCGGCGAACAAACGACTCCTGGCAACAAGAGCAAGAAGAACGTCGGCGTGAACGCCCTGTACTTCAACGGTCCTCTGAGCCTGACGGCCTTCTACGAGCGTGACCAGATCACCAACCCCGGCAGCGGCACAGTCATGCCTACCAAGAGCGACTGGATGGTCGGCGGCAGCTACAACTTCAACGTCGTGAAGCTCTACGCCACCTATGGCCAGGCCAAGGTCAAGGATCTGGATAGCAAGAGCAAGACCTACTCGCTGGGTCTGGATATTCCGGTCTCCGGCACCCCCGGCACCGTCAAGGCCGCCGTGGCCCGCACCAAGTACGAAGCGGCCACCGACGCCACCCGCACCACAGCGACCCTGGGCTACGACCACTTCCTGTCCAAGCGCACCGATGTCTACACCGCTCTGATGTACGACCGCGTGACCGATGCCAACCCCAAGACCGGCACCAGCCTGATCGCCGGTATCCGTCACCGCTTCTAA
- a CDS encoding DUF411 domain-containing protein — MTSTNRRHSLHLLAAAAGMAALPAMAAAPARIAMEVWKDPNCGCCKDWIALMEQAGFAVKVHDVGNSAVRAKLGLPGRLGSCHTALVGGYLVEGHVPAADVLKLLKQKPKALGIAVPGMPIGSPGMDGPEYGGRKDPYDVLLVTKSLMNSDVSTSVFTSYRG; from the coding sequence ATGACAAGCACCAACCGCCGCCACTCCCTGCATCTGCTGGCCGCCGCTGCCGGCATGGCTGCGCTGCCAGCAATGGCGGCTGCTCCCGCCAGGATTGCCATGGAGGTCTGGAAAGACCCGAACTGTGGCTGCTGCAAGGACTGGATTGCCTTGATGGAGCAGGCTGGCTTTGCCGTCAAGGTGCACGACGTGGGCAACAGCGCCGTACGCGCCAAACTGGGCCTGCCTGGCCGCCTGGGTTCCTGCCATACCGCCCTGGTGGGCGGCTATCTGGTCGAAGGCCATGTGCCAGCCGCCGATGTGCTCAAGCTGCTGAAGCAAAAACCCAAGGCGCTGGGCATCGCCGTACCGGGTATGCCCATTGGCAGCCCCGGCATGGACGGCCCCGAATACGGTGGCCGTAAAGACCCCTATGACGTGCTGCTGGTCACCAAGAGCCTCATGAACAGCGATGTCAGCACCTCCGTCTTCACCAGCTATCGCGGCTGA
- a CDS encoding YbaN family protein → MNDLPPPPEPPREEPHLEPKLLSAPLRYLLIAFALVCVILGLIGAVVPGMPTTVFILMAAWAAVRSSPRLHRWLYAHRAFGPLLHNWDTGGKVSRRAKWTATLSMGASSLLILYFSYKPWLTAMTLSIMACVLLWLWLRPEPQIEG, encoded by the coding sequence ATGAACGATCTGCCACCACCGCCCGAACCCCCTCGCGAAGAACCGCACCTGGAGCCCAAGCTGCTTTCCGCGCCATTGCGCTATCTGCTAATTGCGTTTGCGCTGGTTTGCGTGATTTTGGGGCTGATAGGCGCCGTGGTCCCCGGCATGCCCACCACAGTGTTCATACTGATGGCCGCCTGGGCGGCAGTGCGCAGCTCACCCAGATTGCACCGTTGGCTCTATGCACACCGTGCTTTCGGCCCGCTGCTGCACAACTGGGACACCGGCGGCAAGGTCAGCCGCCGCGCCAAATGGACGGCAACCCTCAGCATGGGCGCCAGCAGCCTGCTGATTCTGTATTTCTCGTACAAGCCATGGCTCACAGCCATGACGCTGAGCATCATGGCCTGCGTGCTGCTCTGGCTCTGGCTCAGGCCCGAGCCGCAGATTGAAGGATGA
- a CDS encoding multicopper oxidase family protein, which produces MQRRSFFTGAATAVAAATTSMAVSRVAMAALPEPVMQGSADTAAPLTPPNGRPYQPVVTLNGWTTPWRMNTGVKEFHLVAEPVVREVAPGFFVNMWGYNGQSPGPTIEVVEGDKVRIFVTNRLPESTTIHWHGQRLPNGMDGVGGLNQPHIPPGKTFVYEFEARRPGTFMYHPHSDEMVQMAMGMMGLWITHPKTAHPLIDKVQRDYAFLLSAYAVEPGTMTPRINEMTDFNIWTFNSRAFPAISPLVARQGDKVRIRVGNLTMTNHPIHIHGHEFEVTGTDGGPVPKSARWPEVTTDVAVGQMRQVEFIADEPGDWAFHCHKSHHTMGAMGHDVPTMIGVDHRGLVGKIQKIVPDYMLMGERGMGDMGTMEMPLPDNTFPMMTGQGPYGPIEMGGMFTSFKVRKNLGANDYKDPGWYQQPKGTRAYEWQGAPFDAKAPRQSTPGTAPGAATVRKPETGPATGAHPQH; this is translated from the coding sequence ATGCAACGCCGATCCTTTTTCACTGGCGCGGCCACTGCAGTGGCTGCTGCCACCACCTCAATGGCCGTCAGCCGGGTTGCCATGGCGGCCCTGCCCGAGCCCGTCATGCAAGGCAGCGCCGACACGGCTGCGCCTTTGACGCCGCCCAACGGTCGCCCCTACCAACCGGTGGTCACGCTCAACGGCTGGACCACGCCCTGGCGCATGAATACGGGCGTCAAGGAGTTCCACCTCGTGGCCGAGCCCGTGGTGCGCGAGGTGGCGCCCGGATTTTTCGTCAATATGTGGGGCTACAACGGCCAGTCGCCGGGCCCCACGATCGAAGTGGTGGAAGGCGACAAGGTGCGCATCTTCGTCACCAACCGCCTGCCCGAGAGCACCACCATCCACTGGCATGGCCAGCGTCTGCCCAATGGCATGGACGGTGTGGGCGGTCTGAACCAGCCCCACATCCCGCCGGGCAAGACCTTCGTCTATGAGTTCGAGGCGCGCCGCCCCGGCACCTTCATGTACCACCCGCATTCGGACGAGATGGTGCAGATGGCCATGGGCATGATGGGCTTGTGGATCACCCACCCCAAGACAGCCCACCCGCTGATCGACAAGGTGCAGCGCGACTATGCCTTCCTGCTCAGCGCCTATGCGGTCGAGCCCGGCACCATGACGCCGCGCATCAACGAGATGACGGACTTCAATATCTGGACCTTCAACAGCCGCGCCTTCCCCGCCATCAGCCCGCTGGTGGCTCGTCAGGGCGACAAGGTGCGCATCCGCGTGGGCAATCTGACCATGACCAACCACCCCATCCATATCCACGGCCATGAGTTCGAGGTCACGGGCACCGACGGCGGCCCCGTGCCAAAGTCCGCCCGCTGGCCCGAAGTGACCACTGATGTGGCCGTGGGCCAGATGCGCCAGGTGGAATTCATTGCCGACGAACCCGGCGACTGGGCTTTCCACTGCCACAAGAGCCACCACACCATGGGCGCCATGGGTCACGACGTACCCACCATGATCGGCGTGGACCACCGCGGCCTGGTGGGCAAGATCCAGAAGATCGTGCCCGACTACATGCTGATGGGCGAGCGCGGCATGGGCGATATGGGCACCATGGAAATGCCTCTGCCCGATAACACCTTCCCCATGATGACGGGCCAGGGCCCCTACGGTCCTATCGAGATGGGAGGCATGTTCACCAGCTTCAAGGTACGCAAAAACCTGGGTGCCAACGACTACAAGGACCCCGGCTGGTACCAGCAGCCCAAAGGAACCCGGGCCTATGAATGGCAGGGCGCACCTTTCGATGCCAAGGCTCCCCGCCAGAGCACACCCGGCACCGCTCCCGGTGCCGCCACCGTACGCAAACCCGAGACCGGCCCCGCCACAGGCGCTCACCCCCAGCACTGA
- a CDS encoding Cd(II)/Pb(II)-responsive transcriptional regulator has protein sequence MSLNSHDIPRWRIGEAARRSGIAAANIRYYEKEQLLSPGVREDNQYRLYTDGDVHRLRFIRLCRAMDMSLDEVRTLLALDGARKADCVAANKTLDSHLGHVRERLAELQALEHELMQLRSQCDGSDSFCHIIEALHAQADEPLPQGLQGSAAAKRHV, from the coding sequence ATGTCCCTCAATTCGCACGATATTCCGCGCTGGCGTATAGGCGAGGCGGCCAGGCGTTCCGGCATCGCCGCGGCCAATATCCGCTATTACGAGAAGGAGCAACTGCTCTCGCCCGGCGTGCGCGAGGACAACCAGTACCGGCTCTACACCGATGGCGATGTGCACCGCCTGCGCTTTATCCGCCTGTGCCGGGCCATGGATATGTCGCTCGACGAGGTGCGCACCCTGCTGGCGCTCGATGGTGCGCGCAAGGCCGATTGCGTGGCGGCCAACAAGACCCTGGATTCCCATCTGGGCCATGTGCGCGAGCGGCTGGCCGAACTGCAGGCCCTGGAGCACGAGTTGATGCAGCTGCGCAGCCAGTGCGACGGCTCGGACAGCTTCTGCCACATCATCGAGGCCCTGCATGCCCAGGCCGACGAGCCGCTGCCCCAGGGCCTGCAGGGCAGTGCTGCGGCAAAGCGCCATGTCTGA
- a CDS encoding TolC family protein, with translation MKRLAFKAAPLLAALVLAGCASISPDGLRGDVARHTEGRLPAGAQLPSPDAQALQDAQTQIADWLKTPVDADTAVRIALLNNPGLQAQLAQLGIADAQRVQVLTLPNPSFTFGRFRNGHEREIERQLSFGLVQLITLPWRSRWQGWQMEQATLTAAQQVLLLASDTRRAWLRAVAAEQALAANERMHEAAALGGELARRMAQVGNFSKMDQARELAQQQQASAQLARARLNAQLEREQLARRMGLWGQQLAYKLPAQLPALPKIAELRGGDDAEATALRQRLDLGALRRDLDVTAGRQGWATVGTIFGDIGASYSNNTTTERVNGETGGHSDKTQGWEFDVPLPLFDWGFAARGMARNQVLRSAALLRDNAIRARSEARSNWLAYRTAYDLAQQQQAEVLPLAKLMQEETVYRYNGMFMSVWQLLAQARSTTQAVVTATEAQRDFWLAETDLRLALTGTSPGTSPTVNTTAAPAAQAEAGH, from the coding sequence ATGAAGCGCCTTGCATTCAAAGCCGCGCCATTGCTCGCTGCACTGGTGCTGGCCGGCTGCGCCAGCATCTCGCCCGACGGACTTCGCGGCGACGTGGCCAGACATACCGAAGGCAGGCTGCCTGCTGGCGCACAGCTGCCGTCGCCGGACGCCCAGGCCCTGCAGGATGCGCAGACCCAGATTGCCGACTGGCTCAAAACCCCTGTCGATGCCGACACCGCCGTGCGCATCGCCCTGCTCAACAACCCCGGTCTGCAGGCCCAACTGGCGCAGCTCGGCATTGCCGACGCGCAGCGTGTGCAGGTCCTGACCCTGCCCAACCCCAGCTTTACCTTCGGCCGCTTTCGCAACGGCCACGAGCGCGAGATCGAGCGCCAGCTCAGCTTTGGCCTGGTGCAGCTCATCACCCTGCCCTGGCGCAGCCGCTGGCAGGGCTGGCAGATGGAGCAGGCCACGCTGACGGCCGCCCAGCAGGTGCTGCTGCTGGCCTCCGACACACGTCGCGCGTGGCTGCGCGCCGTGGCCGCCGAGCAGGCTCTGGCCGCCAACGAGCGCATGCATGAGGCCGCAGCCCTGGGCGGCGAGCTGGCACGCCGCATGGCCCAGGTCGGCAACTTCAGCAAGATGGACCAGGCCAGAGAGCTGGCCCAGCAGCAGCAGGCCTCGGCCCAGCTGGCACGCGCGCGTCTGAACGCCCAGCTGGAACGCGAGCAACTGGCCCGCCGCATGGGCCTGTGGGGGCAGCAACTGGCCTACAAGCTGCCCGCCCAGCTGCCCGCCCTGCCGAAAATAGCCGAATTGCGTGGCGGCGATGACGCAGAGGCCACGGCGCTGCGCCAGCGGCTGGATCTGGGCGCGCTGCGCCGCGACCTGGATGTAACCGCCGGCCGCCAGGGCTGGGCCACGGTGGGCACCATCTTTGGCGATATCGGCGCCAGCTACAGCAACAACACGACCACCGAACGCGTGAACGGGGAAACAGGGGGCCACAGCGACAAGACCCAGGGCTGGGAGTTCGACGTACCGCTGCCGCTGTTTGACTGGGGTTTTGCCGCGCGCGGCATGGCGCGCAACCAGGTGCTGCGCAGCGCAGCGCTGCTGCGCGACAACGCCATACGTGCACGCAGCGAAGCCCGCAGCAACTGGCTGGCCTACCGCACGGCTTACGACCTGGCCCAGCAGCAGCAGGCCGAGGTTCTGCCCTTGGCCAAGCTGATGCAGGAAGAAACCGTCTACCGCTACAACGGCATGTTCATGAGTGTGTGGCAGCTGCTGGCCCAGGCCCGCAGCACCACGCAAGCGGTGGTGACCGCCACCGAGGCACAGCGCGACTTCTGGCTGGCCGAGACCGATCTGCGCCTGGCCCTGACCGGCACATCGCCAGGAACCTCCCCCACCGTCAACACCACCGCAGCGCCCGCTGCACAAGCCGAAGCAGGTCACTGA